A section of the Pelagicoccus albus genome encodes:
- the ffh gene encoding signal recognition particle protein, with protein sequence MFESLTDKLTNAMRHLRGTAKLSEENMAEALKEVRAALLSADVHFKVARSFIERVKEKCVGQDVLKTVTPGQQIIKIINDELTALLGEGSTELSKKKPLKIMMVGLQGGGKTTTTAKLAKALKKDGYKPHLVACDVYRPAAIDQLETVARQIEVPCFAKRGTPDVPAIGEEGLSVARASGDDLIIFDTAGRLQIDEQLIEEIKELKRRVNPDEVLLVVDGAIGQEAVNVAKTFNEAVQLTGIVMTKLDGDARGGAALSMKEITNVPIKFAGTGEKLDEFDVFHPDRMASRILGMGDVVSLVEKAQETIDEKDAANMAERMMSGEFNFEDMLNQFKQIKKLGSMSSIMGMLPGMGKLAGSMNMDDKAESQMKRSEAIILSMTKLERRKPQLLNSSRRTRIARGSGTKLAEVNQLIKQHMQMKKMMKKMQGGGKKAGNMKKMMKQMKASGMDPSQMGGMGGGGMPDLSNLKF encoded by the coding sequence ATGTTCGAAAGCCTGACAGATAAGCTCACCAACGCGATGCGCCACCTGCGGGGCACCGCCAAGCTTTCCGAGGAAAACATGGCCGAGGCGCTCAAGGAAGTACGCGCCGCCCTGCTTTCCGCCGACGTGCATTTCAAGGTCGCCCGCTCTTTCATAGAACGCGTCAAAGAGAAATGCGTCGGGCAAGACGTCCTGAAGACTGTCACTCCCGGTCAACAGATCATCAAGATCATCAACGACGAGCTAACCGCCCTGCTCGGCGAGGGCTCGACCGAACTTTCCAAGAAAAAGCCGCTCAAGATCATGATGGTCGGCTTGCAAGGCGGCGGTAAGACCACCACCACCGCAAAGCTCGCCAAGGCCTTAAAAAAGGATGGCTACAAGCCGCACCTCGTAGCTTGTGACGTCTATCGTCCCGCCGCCATCGACCAGCTCGAAACCGTCGCCCGACAGATCGAGGTACCCTGCTTTGCCAAACGCGGTACGCCGGATGTTCCGGCTATCGGCGAAGAAGGCCTATCGGTAGCCCGGGCCTCTGGGGATGACCTGATTATCTTCGATACCGCGGGCCGTTTGCAGATCGACGAGCAGCTCATCGAAGAAATCAAGGAGCTGAAGCGTCGCGTAAATCCTGATGAAGTTCTCCTCGTGGTGGACGGCGCGATTGGTCAGGAGGCGGTAAACGTAGCAAAGACCTTCAACGAAGCCGTTCAGCTAACGGGTATCGTCATGACCAAGCTCGACGGCGACGCTCGAGGCGGTGCCGCCCTCTCCATGAAGGAGATCACGAACGTGCCCATCAAGTTTGCGGGTACGGGCGAGAAGCTCGACGAATTCGACGTGTTCCACCCAGACCGTATGGCCAGCCGAATTCTCGGCATGGGCGACGTGGTTTCGCTGGTTGAAAAGGCTCAGGAAACGATCGACGAAAAGGATGCGGCCAACATGGCGGAGCGTATGATGTCCGGCGAATTCAATTTCGAGGACATGCTCAACCAGTTTAAGCAAATCAAGAAGCTCGGCTCCATGTCCTCTATCATGGGCATGCTTCCCGGCATGGGAAAACTAGCCGGCAGCATGAATATGGACGACAAGGCGGAGAGCCAGATGAAGCGCAGCGAGGCGATCATCCTCTCCATGACCAAGCTAGAGCGCCGCAAGCCTCAGTTGCTCAACTCCAGCCGTCGCACCCGCATTGCCCGCGGTTCCGGCACCAAGCTGGCCGAGGTCAATCAGCTCATCAAGCAGCACATGCAGATGAAAAAGATGATGAAGAAGATGCAAGGTGGCGGCAAAAAGGCAGGCAACATGAAGAAGATGATGAAGCAAATGAAAGCCAGCGGCATGGACCCGAGCCAAATGGGTGGCATGGGTGGAGGCGGTATGCCCGACCTCAGCAATCTGAAATTCTAA
- the aspS gene encoding aspartate--tRNA ligase, which produces MKRTHHCGQLRSGDVGKSVALIGWVDSIRDHGGILFIDLRDREGLTQVKANPNSDDANFNAAINSLKPESVVEFHGEVEARAEGTTNPKMPTGEIEVQVKEVVVHNISETPPFPIDDEKGDKVNEDMRLRYRYLDLRRNKMNKVVRLRHATSRSIRDYMDTNGFVDVETPILFKSTPEGAREYLVPSRINPGEFYALPQSPQQFKQMLMVAGVERYYQVARCFRDEDLRADRQMEFTQLDIELSFIDREDMYELIEGLMKQIWKDVLDVDLPTPFARMSFYDAMNRFGVDKPDTRFGLEIQDFSETFANSSFKVFQATVAKGGVVKAFKAPTLADVTQGEMKNLEETAKSLGAKGLAFIKVGAEGEWKSPIVKFFSDEEKAALSERLELEEGDIVFFAASEWEQACAILGRTRLLCGDLLKKRGRLEIAPDQFNFLWVIEFPLMSYDEERGGFAATHHPFTAPVPEDVQYLDSDPKRVRGQHYDLVLNGVELGGGSIRIHQTAVQKKVFEDVLKIPEDVVKERFGYMLEAFKYGAPPHGGIAFGLDRLVMILAGLSSIRDVIAFPKTQKGQCLMTDSPTPVTEKQLKDLHIDTTVLSDED; this is translated from the coding sequence ATGAAACGAACACATCATTGCGGCCAACTTCGCTCCGGCGACGTTGGAAAATCGGTAGCGCTGATCGGCTGGGTGGACTCCATCCGCGATCACGGCGGCATTCTCTTTATCGACCTAAGAGACCGCGAAGGCCTGACTCAGGTGAAGGCCAATCCGAATAGCGATGACGCGAATTTCAATGCGGCCATCAACAGCCTCAAGCCGGAGTCCGTAGTCGAGTTTCACGGCGAAGTGGAAGCGAGAGCTGAAGGTACCACTAACCCGAAGATGCCAACTGGCGAGATCGAGGTGCAGGTCAAGGAAGTGGTTGTTCATAACATCTCCGAGACTCCGCCATTCCCGATCGACGATGAGAAGGGCGACAAGGTCAACGAGGACATGCGCTTGCGCTACCGTTACCTAGACTTGCGTCGCAACAAGATGAACAAGGTGGTTCGTCTTCGTCACGCGACTTCGCGTTCCATCCGCGACTACATGGATACCAATGGTTTCGTGGACGTGGAAACGCCGATTCTTTTTAAGAGCACTCCGGAAGGGGCTCGCGAGTATTTGGTGCCTAGCCGTATCAACCCAGGCGAATTCTACGCCCTTCCTCAGTCTCCGCAGCAATTTAAGCAGATGCTCATGGTGGCGGGTGTGGAGCGCTACTACCAGGTCGCGCGTTGCTTCCGCGACGAGGACTTGCGCGCGGACCGCCAGATGGAGTTCACCCAGCTAGATATCGAGCTCTCCTTCATCGATCGCGAGGACATGTACGAGCTGATCGAAGGTTTGATGAAGCAAATCTGGAAGGACGTTCTGGATGTTGATTTGCCGACTCCGTTCGCCCGTATGTCTTTCTACGATGCGATGAACCGCTTCGGTGTGGACAAACCGGATACACGTTTCGGGCTCGAGATTCAGGATTTCTCCGAAACCTTTGCCAATTCCTCTTTCAAGGTATTCCAGGCAACGGTGGCTAAGGGCGGAGTCGTCAAGGCTTTCAAGGCACCGACTTTGGCTGACGTCACTCAGGGCGAGATGAAGAATCTCGAAGAGACTGCCAAATCGCTCGGAGCGAAAGGCTTGGCTTTCATCAAGGTAGGTGCCGAGGGCGAGTGGAAGTCTCCGATCGTAAAGTTCTTCTCGGATGAAGAGAAGGCAGCTCTCAGCGAGCGTCTCGAGCTCGAAGAGGGTGATATCGTTTTCTTCGCGGCCTCCGAGTGGGAGCAGGCTTGCGCGATCCTGGGACGCACCCGTTTGCTCTGTGGTGATTTGCTCAAGAAGCGTGGACGTTTGGAAATTGCTCCCGATCAGTTCAACTTCCTGTGGGTGATTGAATTCCCTCTCATGTCTTACGACGAGGAACGTGGTGGCTTCGCGGCTACGCACCATCCATTCACGGCTCCAGTCCCTGAGGACGTGCAGTATCTCGATAGCGATCCGAAGCGTGTTCGCGGCCAGCACTACGACTTGGTGCTCAATGGTGTCGAATTGGGTGGCGGTTCGATCCGTATCCACCAGACCGCAGTGCAAAAGAAGGTTTTCGAGGATGTACTCAAGATTCCTGAGGATGTGGTCAAGGAGCGCTTTGGCTATATGTTGGAAGCCTTCAAGTACGGAGCTCCGCCGCACGGCGGCATCGCTTTCGGCTTGGACCGCCTCGTCATGATCTTGGCTGGATTGAGTAGCATTCGTGACGTAATCGCCTTCCCGAAGACTCAAAAGGGGCAGTGTTTGATGACCGATAGCCCAACGCCGGTCACCGAGAAGCAGCTCAAGGATTTGCACATCGATACAACCGTTCTTTCCGATGAGGATTGA
- a CDS encoding P-II family nitrogen regulator, which yields MKLVVAIIKPFKLEEVKEALSEIGIEGMTVTEVKGFGRQKGHTEIYRGSEYTVDFLPKVKVEIAVPDDVVSKAAEAIVKSAKTGKIGDGKVFVVPLEEAIRIRTDEAGDAAL from the coding sequence ATGAAACTAGTAGTAGCCATTATCAAGCCCTTCAAATTGGAAGAGGTTAAAGAAGCGCTCTCGGAAATCGGCATCGAAGGTATGACCGTAACCGAGGTGAAGGGTTTCGGACGCCAAAAGGGTCACACCGAAATCTACCGTGGTAGCGAGTATACCGTGGACTTCCTGCCAAAGGTGAAGGTCGAGATCGCTGTACCGGACGATGTCGTTTCTAAGGCGGCTGAAGCGATCGTTAAGTCTGCTAAGACTGGCAAGATCGGTGACGGTAAGGTTTTCGTGGTACCTCTCGAAGAGGCTATCCGCATCCGTACCGACGAAGCAGGCGACGCAGCCCTCTAG
- the hemC gene encoding hydroxymethylbilane synthase, with protein MIKPAKEFVVATRKSPLAMAQAYLAKELFERGMPEAIFRIEKMVTTGDKRQEWSLEKQGGKGLFTKELEDALLEGRADFAVHSAKDLPSEMPEGLSLAGFLPRQTCEDVLILRDGVETPERIATSSPRRRIQLRYLFPKAEFCEIRGNVDTRLNKIARGDADATVLASAGLNRLGIESWEGVTFRTLSLDECVPAVGQAAVAIQCRTEDVDVFRPHLDEETAVAVNLERAFLEELGGGCQVAFAVNYHGGLLRIYHQQCGKESRELPEEYVASHSRKIAIKLIEQLELKDA; from the coding sequence ATGATCAAGCCCGCTAAGGAGTTTGTCGTAGCGACTCGGAAGAGTCCTTTGGCCATGGCACAGGCCTACCTCGCCAAGGAATTATTCGAGCGAGGAATGCCTGAGGCTATCTTCCGTATAGAGAAGATGGTAACAACTGGGGACAAACGCCAAGAGTGGTCCCTTGAGAAACAGGGTGGGAAGGGGCTTTTTACCAAAGAGCTGGAAGACGCGTTGCTCGAAGGACGGGCGGATTTCGCGGTGCACAGCGCCAAGGATCTGCCATCCGAAATGCCAGAAGGGCTTTCGTTGGCCGGCTTTTTGCCGCGTCAAACCTGCGAGGATGTTCTGATCCTTCGTGACGGAGTCGAAACCCCTGAGCGAATTGCAACAAGCAGTCCGCGTCGCAGAATCCAGCTTCGCTATCTGTTTCCCAAAGCGGAATTTTGCGAGATCCGCGGAAACGTGGACACGCGCTTGAACAAGATCGCTCGCGGTGATGCGGATGCCACGGTTCTCGCTTCTGCGGGTCTAAACCGTCTCGGTATCGAGTCTTGGGAGGGCGTGACCTTCCGCACTTTGAGTTTGGACGAATGTGTTCCGGCTGTGGGACAGGCGGCGGTCGCTATCCAATGTCGCACCGAGGATGTTGACGTTTTTAGACCGCATCTTGATGAGGAAACGGCAGTAGCGGTCAATTTGGAGCGAGCTTTCCTCGAGGAATTAGGGGGAGGTTGCCAAGTTGCCTTTGCGGTGAATTACCACGGGGGCCTTTTGCGAATCTATCATCAGCAATGCGGAAAGGAGTCTCGAGAGCTTCCGGAAGAGTACGTGGCGAGCCATTCCCGCAAAATTGCCATCAAGCTTATCGAACAACTCGAGCTCAAGGATGCCTAA
- a CDS encoding phosphoribosylanthranilate isomerase codes for MINGIQFKVCGLTRARDAQAAAEAGADYLGFIFYPKSPRRIDLDRYKSIQPRLPEVPKVAVTVAPDLYTLSQLEGAGFDFFQIHFPIGLSEEVEAWSKLVGKERLWLAPKLPPSVAFNEDLLKYADTILWDAFKQDKDTYGGTGSTSDWNAFREAKANYPETKWILAGGISPENAIEALRETGADCLDFNSSLEIEPGIKDLERISQVRVLLSEVD; via the coding sequence ATGATTAATGGAATCCAGTTCAAAGTTTGCGGTTTGACGCGGGCTCGCGATGCGCAAGCTGCGGCTGAAGCCGGGGCTGATTATCTAGGTTTCATATTCTATCCAAAGTCGCCTCGTCGGATCGATTTGGATCGCTACAAGTCAATCCAGCCGCGTTTGCCAGAGGTTCCCAAAGTGGCGGTTACGGTGGCCCCGGATTTGTACACGCTCTCCCAATTGGAAGGCGCTGGCTTTGATTTTTTCCAAATTCACTTCCCGATCGGTCTGAGCGAGGAAGTGGAAGCCTGGTCCAAGCTGGTGGGCAAAGAGCGACTCTGGCTGGCTCCAAAACTACCACCGTCGGTCGCGTTCAATGAGGACTTGCTCAAGTATGCCGACACTATCCTTTGGGATGCCTTCAAACAGGACAAGGACACTTATGGCGGGACCGGCTCGACGAGTGATTGGAACGCTTTCCGAGAAGCCAAGGCAAACTATCCGGAGACCAAGTGGATTCTAGCGGGTGGCATTTCGCCTGAAAACGCTATCGAAGCGTTGAGGGAAACCGGAGCGGACTGCCTCGATTTCAACAGTTCTTTGGAAATTGAGCCCGGGATAAAGGATCTTGAACGAATTTCGCAGGTCAGAGTCTTACTGAGCGAGGTAGACTAG
- a CDS encoding ammonium transporter, protein MKKLLHRIPGLSLLAILAVVSLELTPAMALTGDEAAAKSFFDLSNLWILISAALVFIMHLGFSCVETGLTQSKNTVNILFKNLFIVTMGVLTYALWGFNSMYPGDFNGFFAVGSPIANALDYGDPSTMTAEYADYTIWSDFVFQAMFAATAATIVSGAVAERVKLTTFMIFATLLVMFLYPITGSWKWGGGWLDGKGFYDFAGSSLVHAFGGFAALACVLVLGPRKGKYTSDGKIKPILGHSMPLAAIGVFLLFLGWFGFNGGSVLSADAALVSLVFVTTTIAACAGAMGAIFTSWVVLKKPDLSMGLNGVLAGLVGITAGADQMGPWSAAIVGLIAGVLVVFSIVFFDKIKIDDPVGAISVHGICGMWGTVAVGIFGVAAGEPESYSFIWQLIGTISVSAFAFITSFVLFFILKAVMGVRVSEEEEFGGLDVGEHGQEAYPDFSVSSR, encoded by the coding sequence ATGAAAAAACTCCTTCATCGAATCCCTGGACTTTCGCTACTCGCAATCTTGGCGGTAGTGAGTCTGGAACTAACGCCAGCGATGGCTTTGACCGGCGACGAAGCCGCTGCAAAGTCGTTCTTTGACCTCAGTAACTTGTGGATCCTGATATCCGCGGCTTTGGTTTTCATCATGCACCTTGGTTTCTCTTGTGTTGAAACCGGTCTGACTCAGTCCAAGAACACCGTTAACATCCTCTTCAAGAATCTCTTCATCGTAACGATGGGTGTTCTGACCTACGCTCTGTGGGGCTTCAATTCGATGTACCCAGGTGACTTCAATGGCTTCTTCGCTGTTGGTTCGCCAATCGCAAACGCGTTGGACTACGGCGATCCTTCCACGATGACTGCCGAATACGCTGACTACACGATCTGGAGTGACTTCGTATTCCAGGCAATGTTCGCCGCAACTGCTGCGACGATCGTTTCCGGTGCGGTTGCTGAGCGCGTTAAGCTCACTACTTTCATGATCTTTGCGACTCTGCTCGTGATGTTCCTCTACCCGATCACTGGTTCCTGGAAGTGGGGCGGTGGCTGGCTCGACGGTAAGGGCTTCTACGACTTCGCAGGTTCTTCCCTCGTTCACGCTTTTGGTGGTTTCGCAGCACTCGCTTGCGTACTCGTACTTGGACCTCGTAAGGGCAAGTACACTTCCGACGGCAAGATCAAGCCGATCTTGGGCCACAGCATGCCTCTCGCTGCTATCGGTGTGTTCCTTCTTTTCCTCGGATGGTTTGGATTCAACGGCGGTTCCGTACTCAGCGCCGACGCGGCTCTCGTTTCTCTCGTTTTCGTAACCACCACTATCGCAGCTTGTGCGGGTGCAATGGGCGCGATCTTCACTTCTTGGGTTGTTCTCAAGAAGCCTGACCTCTCTATGGGACTGAACGGTGTTCTCGCCGGCCTCGTTGGTATCACCGCTGGCGCAGACCAAATGGGACCTTGGAGCGCTGCGATCGTCGGCCTTATCGCTGGTGTGCTCGTAGTTTTCTCGATCGTTTTCTTCGATAAGATCAAGATCGACGACCCTGTTGGCGCGATCTCCGTACACGGTATTTGTGGTATGTGGGGAACCGTCGCGGTAGGTATCTTCGGTGTCGCTGCTGGCGAGCCTGAGTCCTACAGCTTCATCTGGCAGTTGATCGGTACGATCTCCGTATCCGCCTTCGCTTTCATAACCTCTTTCGTACTGTTCTTCATCTTGAAGGCTGTAATGGGAGTACGGGTATCCGAAGAAGAAGAATTCGGTGGCCTCGACGTCGGAGAGCATGGTCAGGAAGCATATCCTGACTTCTCAGTCTCTTCCCGCTAA
- the ilvN gene encoding acetolactate synthase small subunit codes for MRHTISVLVENKFGVLARIAGLFSGRGFNIDTLNVAPTHDPELSRVTAVVRGDDAVLDQITKQLKKLINVVEVHDFQTGQAVSRELVLVKLKTDSGNRAEIIQICELFRAKIISVNHADVVAEITGDEGKIEAFLGLVEDFGIIELGRTGNLAMER; via the coding sequence ATGCGACACACCATCTCCGTACTCGTTGAAAACAAATTTGGCGTTCTTGCCCGCATCGCTGGCCTATTTAGCGGCCGCGGTTTCAACATCGACACGCTCAACGTGGCTCCGACTCACGATCCTGAGTTGTCTCGTGTGACAGCTGTGGTGCGAGGGGATGACGCGGTGCTGGATCAGATCACCAAGCAACTGAAGAAGTTGATCAACGTAGTCGAAGTTCACGACTTCCAGACCGGTCAGGCCGTTTCCCGGGAGCTCGTCCTGGTTAAGCTGAAAACTGACTCTGGCAACCGTGCCGAGATCATTCAAATTTGCGAGTTGTTCCGCGCTAAGATTATCAGTGTCAATCACGCTGACGTGGTAGCGGAAATCACGGGTGACGAAGGCAAGATCGAAGCTTTCCTCGGCCTGGTGGAAGACTTTGGCATCATTGAGTTGGGCCGCACGGGCAACCTCGCCATGGAGCGCTAG
- the cobA gene encoding uroporphyrinogen-III C-methyltransferase translates to MPKGIVYLVGAGPGNPDLLTVRARQLIESAEVLVYDYLVHPAFTHLLPDDCEQICVGKRKGFHSKKQEEIQEILLAKAAEGKRVVRLKGGDPFLFGRGGEEAMALAEAGIEFEIVPGITSAMGAAAYSGIPLTNRSTNATLVFVTGHENPEKLDTTVDWENLPKKDSTICIYMGVANLDRISERLMAGGFLPETPTACVEWATMGHQRVCRGSLGTIAQESKSFGLKAPAIIIVGETAAMSEDLSWFENKPLQGRKLVVTRSKGQASELSSMLEKTGAEVIGLPLISITGAVKPEVADEIFAEIASYDWLVFSSPNGVRYFFEAFFQKFEDIRSLGFLRIAAVGKSTAKEIKKYFVSTDLIPKEANAESLAEALVETDSLDSAKVLVVAGNLGRDVLIDKLEEARAIVDRFEVYKTEQTDLSENPSAKMFREQGADGILFTSSSGVRSFIDQAKYLQLSPDALRPKTVSIGPITSATMKQIGMPVDIEAKEASLDSLVDAVVKRFGK, encoded by the coding sequence ATGCCTAAGGGAATCGTCTATCTTGTCGGAGCGGGGCCGGGTAATCCCGATTTGCTCACGGTACGGGCGAGGCAGTTGATCGAATCGGCCGAGGTACTCGTCTACGACTATCTCGTCCACCCAGCTTTCACGCACCTGCTCCCGGATGATTGCGAGCAGATTTGCGTCGGAAAACGCAAAGGCTTCCATTCCAAGAAGCAGGAGGAAATCCAAGAAATCCTTTTGGCAAAAGCGGCTGAAGGGAAGCGAGTGGTTCGCCTCAAGGGGGGCGACCCTTTTCTGTTTGGCCGCGGGGGAGAGGAGGCAATGGCTTTGGCTGAAGCTGGCATCGAATTCGAGATAGTCCCAGGTATCACCTCTGCGATGGGCGCGGCCGCTTACAGTGGAATCCCGCTAACCAATCGAAGCACGAACGCTACCTTGGTTTTTGTAACGGGACACGAGAATCCAGAGAAGTTGGATACAACTGTTGATTGGGAGAATTTGCCCAAGAAGGACTCTACTATCTGCATCTACATGGGAGTCGCTAATCTCGACCGGATTAGTGAGCGATTAATGGCGGGTGGATTTTTACCTGAAACCCCGACCGCTTGCGTAGAGTGGGCCACTATGGGGCATCAACGGGTTTGTCGTGGAAGTTTGGGTACGATTGCCCAAGAATCGAAATCGTTCGGACTCAAGGCTCCGGCGATCATAATCGTAGGAGAAACTGCTGCTATGAGTGAAGATTTGTCATGGTTTGAGAACAAGCCCCTGCAGGGGCGAAAATTAGTGGTCACCCGCAGTAAAGGCCAAGCTAGCGAGTTGAGCTCGATGCTTGAAAAAACGGGTGCCGAGGTGATCGGCCTTCCTCTGATATCGATCACAGGCGCGGTGAAGCCCGAGGTTGCGGACGAGATATTCGCGGAAATTGCTTCCTATGATTGGCTGGTCTTTTCTAGCCCGAATGGGGTTCGCTATTTCTTCGAAGCGTTTTTCCAAAAGTTCGAGGACATCCGTTCCCTAGGATTTTTGCGAATTGCTGCAGTTGGGAAATCTACAGCCAAGGAGATTAAAAAGTATTTTGTCTCCACAGATCTGATACCGAAGGAAGCCAATGCGGAGAGCTTGGCAGAGGCTTTGGTTGAAACCGATAGCCTTGATAGCGCTAAGGTATTGGTAGTGGCTGGAAATCTCGGCCGCGACGTTCTTATCGACAAGCTGGAAGAGGCAAGGGCGATCGTGGATCGCTTCGAAGTCTACAAGACTGAACAGACGGATTTGAGCGAAAATCCATCGGCTAAAATGTTTCGCGAGCAAGGGGCGGATGGCATTCTCTTTACCAGCTCTTCGGGTGTCCGATCGTTCATCGACCAAGCGAAGTATTTGCAGCTATCACCGGACGCTCTGCGGCCCAAGACAGTGAGCATCGGACCAATCACCTCCGCTACAATGAAGCAGATTGGCATGCCGGTGGATATTGAAGCCAAAGAAGCGAGTCTCGATAGTCTAGTAGACGCTGTCGTAAAGCGTTTCGGCAAGTAG